The Pyrobaculum sp. 3827-6 genome has a segment encoding these proteins:
- a CDS encoding ACT domain-containing protein, producing the protein MKRINILTPKSLDAVGRIIAITRRAKVSVVNMQIAADTTIYRIHMDVNGDPDEVNWLVAKLDKLPEVLTIEEIHINR; encoded by the coding sequence ATGAAGAGGATTAACATACTAACTCCAAAGTCGCTGGACGCCGTTGGACGCATCATAGCAATAACTAGACGTGCCAAGGTCAGCGTGGTTAATATGCAGATCGCGGCCGACACGACTATATACAGAATTCACATGGATGTCAATGGAGATCCCGACGAGGTTAACTGGCTCGTGGCTAAGTTGGATAAGCTACCCGAAGTTTTGACGATCGAGGAGATACATATAAACCGCTGA
- a CDS encoding CBS domain-containing protein codes for MSSLSDSVYNVLKALVELYNKEGGPVKSRDIANSLKIHEGYVRNMLSILKSMGLVISKAGPHGGYIPTSKAADVLSRQTFSVPIVSLGNVIGYALDITVIGLLSEKPHASMRVVGDLSNYLEREVRVGPLPSGVVLIGKVIKADIEALVEITSIVSVPRTTVKNIMTPNPVVAKADDQVETYIKYFAERRFRGIPVVDDNRRPIGLLMASKVMELLSRCELKARVGDVMMHDPPTIQEDEDVHEAIRLMVSSGIGRLLVVDSEDRLVGIITRTDILTRIATFEQLV; via the coding sequence ATGTCTAGCCTTTCAGACTCTGTATACAATGTGCTAAAGGCATTAGTAGAGTTGTACAACAAAGAGGGAGGACCCGTTAAGTCTAGAGATATTGCAAATTCTTTGAAGATACACGAGGGGTATGTACGTAATATGTTATCTATCTTAAAGTCTATGGGGCTGGTTATTAGCAAAGCAGGTCCACACGGGGGTTACATACCAACGTCAAAAGCTGCCGATGTGCTGTCGCGTCAGACATTCTCAGTGCCGATTGTTTCACTTGGCAATGTAATAGGCTACGCCCTTGATATAACTGTAATAGGCCTACTCTCTGAGAAGCCCCACGCGTCGATGAGGGTCGTGGGCGATCTCAGCAACTACCTAGAGAGAGAGGTGCGGGTAGGCCCCCTCCCAAGCGGCGTCGTTCTCATAGGCAAGGTCATCAAGGCTGATATTGAGGCGTTGGTTGAAATCACCTCCATAGTGTCGGTGCCGAGGACGACGGTGAAGAACATAATGACGCCTAACCCCGTGGTGGCAAAGGCCGACGACCAAGTGGAGACGTATATAAAGTACTTTGCCGAGAGGAGGTTTAGGGGGATACCGGTGGTCGACGACAATAGGAGGCCTATTGGCCTCTTGATGGCTTCAAAGGTCATGGAGCTACTGTCCCGTTGTGAGTTGAAGGCGAGGGTTGGAGATGTAATGATGCACGACCCTCCTACAATACAGGAGGATGAGGACGTGCATGAGGCTATTAGGCTGATGGTCTCCAGCGGAATCGGCAGATTGCTGGTTGTGGACTCGGAGGATCGGTTAGTGGGGATAATCACTAGGACAGATATCTTAACTAGAATCGCCACCTTTGAACAACTCGTTTGA
- a CDS encoding ABC transporter ATP-binding protein, whose product MPPLLEMRNVKMYYGTSRGTVKAVDGISLRLERGEAVALVGESGSGKSSLAFTIIRLLPRNVAEVGGEILFYDDELGVVDLMKMQEDEIRRKIRWKKISMVFQASMNALNPILRVQDQMIEPLVLHLGLSKQEAVKIAEDALRSVGLARDVLMRYPFELSGGMKQRVVIAMAIMMRPRLVILDEPTSALDVITQANIMNLLKELKTKFDLSYILITHDIALASEIADKIGVMYAGKLVEVAPADVFFRKPKHPYSQKLLAAMPTLHEEKTIEHIPGDVPSLINPPSGCRFHPRCPYVIKGKCEKEEPVTKEVEGSLVACWLY is encoded by the coding sequence ATGCCTCCTCTTCTAGAGATGCGTAATGTTAAGATGTACTACGGCACGTCCAGAGGCACTGTCAAGGCGGTGGACGGGATTTCCCTTAGGTTAGAGCGAGGCGAGGCCGTGGCGCTGGTTGGGGAGAGCGGGAGCGGAAAGAGTTCTCTCGCCTTTACAATTATTAGACTTCTACCACGGAACGTTGCTGAGGTAGGCGGCGAGATATTGTTTTACGACGACGAGCTGGGGGTGGTAGATTTGATGAAAATGCAAGAAGACGAAATAAGGAGGAAGATCCGTTGGAAGAAAATCTCCATGGTGTTCCAGGCATCTATGAACGCCCTAAATCCTATCTTGAGAGTTCAGGACCAGATGATAGAGCCGCTTGTCCTACACCTAGGGCTTTCTAAACAGGAGGCGGTTAAGATCGCCGAGGATGCTTTGAGATCTGTGGGGCTGGCGAGAGACGTGTTAATGAGATACCCCTTTGAGCTCTCCGGAGGCATGAAGCAGAGAGTAGTTATTGCCATGGCGATAATGATGAGGCCTCGGCTGGTGATACTAGACGAGCCCACCTCGGCGCTCGACGTCATCACACAAGCAAATATTATGAATTTGCTAAAAGAGCTAAAGACAAAATTTGACTTGTCATACATCCTCATCACCCATGACATAGCCCTAGCTTCGGAAATCGCCGATAAAATAGGCGTTATGTACGCAGGCAAGCTTGTGGAGGTGGCGCCAGCCGACGTGTTCTTCCGCAAGCCAAAACACCCCTACTCGCAGAAGCTCCTTGCCGCCATGCCTACCCTACACGAGGAGAAGACAATAGAGCACATTCCTGGGGATGTGCCAAGCCTCATAAACCCCCCCAGCGGTTGCCGCTTCCACCCAAGATGCCCCTATGTAATAAAAGGAAAATGTGAAAAGGAAGAGCCAGTGACAAAGGAAGTGGAGGGAAGCTTAGTGGCTTGTTGGCTGTATTAA
- a CDS encoding NUDIX hydrolase has protein sequence MKRCIVASGVLIERGRVLMIRHRRLGVYIYPGGHVEPHETPLEALKREFQEETGLVVEPVGPLHGIKDDNVIERPLPLVVLEEVVKYPRESHIHFDLVYLVRRVGGVLREGVWIDVNKIDEIETYPNVRQVVRLASEAIYRLGNV, from the coding sequence GTGAAGAGGTGCATAGTCGCAAGTGGAGTTCTGATAGAGAGAGGAAGAGTATTAATGATTAGGCATAGACGTCTGGGCGTATATATATACCCGGGGGGTCATGTTGAGCCTCACGAGACGCCTCTTGAAGCTCTTAAGAGAGAGTTTCAGGAGGAGACAGGTCTCGTCGTTGAGCCCGTGGGTCCTCTCCACGGTATAAAAGACGATAACGTGATAGAGAGGCCGCTACCCCTCGTTGTGCTTGAGGAGGTAGTGAAATACCCAAGGGAGAGTCATATACATTTCGATTTGGTGTATCTAGTTCGCAGAGTCGGCGGCGTATTGAGGGAGGGCGTGTGGATAGACGTGAACAAAATAGACGAGATAGAGACATACCCAAACGTGCGCCAAGTCGTTAGACTAGCCTCAGAGGCAATATATAGATTGGGTAATGTTTAA
- a CDS encoding D-2-hydroxyacid dehydrogenase yields MSALIIDAVDAALVERLEKTGIRVDYRPGISREEVIKQVGSYNILIFRGRVKIDREVIDAGSKLKVLARYGVGLDNVDVEYAVKRGISVVSAPNAPSQSVAELTIGLILSVARRIPLLSSKVKAGEWPKGRYVGVEVAGRTIGVVGFGRIGKAVAQLARGLGMSVLASDVIDVSRDVEKLGGRQVPLEELLKLSDVVTIHVPLTPETYRLLNAERLSLLKDGAILINTSRGEVIDHEALLKHLDRLWGVGLDVLPEEPPRSQYLKQLISHEKVVVTPHVGSETYEAMRRLAEELANNIEEVVSRIKL; encoded by the coding sequence ATGTCCGCCCTTATAATAGATGCGGTAGACGCGGCGCTGGTGGAGAGACTTGAGAAGACAGGCATTAGAGTAGACTACAGGCCAGGGATTTCGAGAGAGGAGGTGATCAAGCAGGTAGGCAGTTATAACATACTTATCTTCAGAGGCCGAGTCAAGATAGATAGAGAGGTGATTGACGCTGGTAGCAAATTAAAGGTGCTCGCGAGATACGGCGTCGGCCTCGACAACGTCGACGTGGAGTACGCTGTGAAAAGGGGGATTTCTGTAGTCAGCGCGCCCAACGCCCCCTCTCAGAGCGTCGCAGAGCTCACCATAGGCCTGATTCTCTCAGTCGCCCGGCGTATACCCCTCCTAAGTTCCAAGGTAAAGGCTGGCGAGTGGCCCAAGGGGAGATACGTCGGGGTTGAGGTGGCTGGGAGGACGATCGGCGTGGTTGGATTCGGCAGAATAGGCAAAGCCGTTGCGCAACTGGCCAGAGGCCTCGGCATGAGCGTATTAGCCAGCGATGTGATAGACGTTTCGAGAGATGTGGAGAAGCTCGGCGGTAGGCAGGTGCCTCTCGAGGAGTTGCTTAAATTAAGCGACGTCGTGACGATCCACGTCCCTCTAACTCCCGAGACCTATCGGCTACTCAACGCCGAGAGGCTGTCACTGTTAAAAGACGGCGCCATATTGATCAACACAAGTAGAGGCGAGGTGATAGATCACGAGGCTCTTCTCAAACATCTAGACAGGCTTTGGGGGGTGGGTCTAGACGTCTTGCCGGAGGAGCCCCCCAGGAGCCAGTATCTAAAACAGCTGATCAGCCACGAGAAGGTCGTGGTCACGCCTCATGTAGGGTCTGAGACGTACGAGGCGATGAGGAGACTCGCCGAGGAGCTCGCCAATAATATAGAAGAGGTTGTGTCGAGAATTAAGCTATGA
- the ilvC gene encoding ketol-acid reductoisomerase: MAKIYTERDASLEPLRGKVIAVVGYGIQGRAQALNLRDSGLKVIIGGRKGGKSWELASSEGFEVYEVGDAVARADVVMVLIPDMEQPKVWREQIAPNLREGAVVDFAHGFNVHYGLIKPPKNVDVVMVAPKGPGRAVREEYLAGRGVPALVAVYQDYSSSALKYALAIAKGIGATRAGVIETTFAEETETDLIGEQTVLVGGLMELIKKGFEVLVEMGYQPEVAYFEVLNEAKLIMDLIWQRGIYGMLNGVSDTAKYGGLTVGPKIINEDVKRRMKEAAMRVKNGDFARDWVEEYSRGAPTLKRLMEEAKGHQIEKVGEEMRRLIFAL, from the coding sequence ATGGCGAAGATCTATACAGAAAGAGACGCTTCTCTTGAGCCCCTCAGAGGCAAGGTAATAGCTGTAGTGGGCTACGGGATACAGGGGAGGGCCCAAGCGCTTAATCTGAGAGATAGTGGGCTTAAGGTAATCATAGGTGGGCGCAAGGGAGGCAAGTCGTGGGAATTGGCGTCGTCAGAAGGATTTGAGGTTTATGAAGTAGGCGACGCAGTGGCTAGAGCTGACGTCGTCATGGTCCTCATCCCAGATATGGAGCAACCCAAGGTGTGGAGGGAGCAGATAGCCCCCAACCTCCGGGAGGGCGCTGTGGTAGACTTCGCACATGGCTTCAATGTGCACTACGGCTTAATAAAGCCGCCGAAGAACGTCGACGTGGTGATGGTGGCCCCCAAGGGGCCTGGCAGAGCCGTTAGGGAGGAGTACTTGGCGGGGCGGGGCGTGCCGGCTTTGGTAGCTGTTTATCAGGACTACAGCAGCTCTGCGCTGAAGTACGCCCTAGCCATTGCGAAAGGTATAGGGGCGACGCGGGCCGGCGTCATCGAAACTACATTCGCCGAAGAGACCGAGACTGATCTAATTGGCGAGCAGACCGTCCTCGTGGGGGGCCTTATGGAGTTGATAAAGAAGGGTTTTGAGGTGCTTGTAGAGATGGGCTACCAGCCTGAGGTGGCGTACTTCGAGGTGCTAAACGAGGCCAAGTTGATAATGGACTTGATATGGCAGAGGGGCATCTACGGCATGTTAAACGGCGTATCTGACACTGCCAAGTACGGCGGATTGACTGTTGGGCCTAAGATAATAAACGAAGATGTGAAGAGGAGGATGAAGGAGGCGGCTATGCGTGTAAAAAACGGAGACTTCGCCAGGGACTGGGTTGAGGAGTACAGCCGAGGCGCCCCGACGCTGAAGAGACTCATGGAGGAGGCAAAGGGACATCAGATAGAGAAGGTTGGGGAGGAGATGAGGAGGCTGATTTTTGCTCTATGA
- a CDS encoding PfkB family carbohydrate kinase has protein sequence MEITVAGNPTVDIIITDRGVARRLGGPIYYASLVFGALGARARAVGVASSDLLGEIEQLLRSLGVEPQLEAADVTTTFELDYRTKPRKVRLVAKPSRGIASVSGGVVILSPVYDELAGTEVKGGKIVVDLQGYIRSGTPPPRADLVHLSHDDMQIATEELVKMGERWPVVVYTLGDEGAYIVERGVLYYINSARLEISDVTGSGDVFLAALTYYHYVKNLGVVEAACEASKIVAGFLSTRKIVKYDFECVKRVVQRWRF, from the coding sequence ATGGAAATCACGGTGGCGGGCAACCCCACAGTGGACATCATCATCACAGATAGGGGAGTGGCCAGACGCCTCGGAGGCCCCATATACTACGCCTCGCTGGTATTCGGCGCGCTGGGGGCGAGGGCCAGGGCGGTCGGCGTAGCCTCCAGCGACTTGTTGGGAGAAATAGAGCAACTCTTAAGAAGTCTCGGCGTAGAGCCGCAACTAGAAGCGGCAGATGTCACCACCACATTTGAACTTGATTACAGGACAAAGCCGAGGAAGGTGAGACTAGTGGCGAAGCCCTCTAGAGGCATAGCCAGCGTCTCCGGCGGCGTAGTAATTCTATCCCCAGTTTACGACGAGCTAGCTGGCACAGAAGTCAAGGGGGGAAAGATTGTTGTGGATCTCCAGGGGTACATACGCTCAGGTACGCCTCCGCCTAGGGCCGATCTAGTCCACCTCTCTCACGACGACATGCAGATAGCTACCGAAGAGCTTGTTAAAATGGGGGAGAGGTGGCCTGTCGTAGTGTACACGTTGGGCGATGAGGGGGCATACATAGTGGAGAGAGGCGTGCTGTACTACATCAACAGCGCGAGGTTGGAAATAAGCGACGTCACTGGAAGTGGCGACGTATTCCTTGCGGCGTTGACGTATTACCACTATGTTAAAAACCTCGGCGTGGTAGAGGCGGCATGTGAGGCGAGTAAAATAGTGGCAGGCTTTCTATCAACTAGAAAAATAGTGAAATATGATTTTGAATGTGTCAAACGAGTTGTTCAAAGGTGGCGATTCTAG
- a CDS encoding ABC transporter ATP-binding protein: MPLLEVKDLKTWFPVKKGLFSPVKYVKAVDGVSFALEKGEVLAVIGESGSGKTTLGRTILRLIEPTGGKIIFEGKDITHLPESQLRWYRFSTAMVFQDPFSSLNPYHTIEYILEEPLILRGVPPKERYEAVVKALEEVRLTPPDDFLKKYPHMLSGGQRQRVGIARALITRPKFVVADEPVSMLDVSIRAEILSLMRSLQSKYGITMIYITHDIATAKYLADKILVMYAGKMVEYGPFRDVIKEPLHPYTQALIEALPDPDPTNRFKIRKVPPGEPPSLINPPSGCRFHPRCPLAIKGKCDREEPRLVEKKPGHLVSCWLY; this comes from the coding sequence ATGCCTCTGTTGGAGGTTAAGGATCTCAAAACTTGGTTCCCGGTGAAGAAGGGGCTTTTCAGCCCAGTTAAATATGTCAAGGCTGTTGATGGGGTAAGCTTCGCCTTGGAGAAGGGGGAGGTACTCGCCGTAATTGGCGAATCGGGGTCGGGAAAAACTACCCTTGGGAGGACTATTCTGAGGCTTATAGAGCCCACTGGCGGAAAGATAATTTTCGAAGGGAAAGACATCACCCACCTCCCGGAGAGCCAGCTTAGGTGGTACAGGTTTTCAACAGCCATGGTGTTTCAAGATCCCTTCAGCTCCCTGAACCCGTACCACACGATTGAGTATATCCTCGAAGAGCCCCTGATATTAAGAGGAGTGCCCCCCAAGGAGAGGTACGAGGCTGTGGTGAAGGCTTTGGAGGAGGTGAGGTTAACCCCTCCCGACGACTTCCTTAAGAAATACCCACACATGCTGAGCGGCGGCCAGAGACAGCGCGTGGGCATCGCCCGGGCTTTAATAACGAGGCCTAAATTCGTCGTGGCCGACGAGCCTGTTTCTATGCTCGACGTGTCAATCAGAGCGGAGATCTTGTCGCTAATGAGATCCCTCCAGTCTAAATACGGCATAACGATGATCTACATCACGCACGACATAGCCACTGCGAAGTACCTAGCAGATAAGATCTTGGTAATGTACGCAGGAAAAATGGTGGAGTACGGGCCTTTTAGAGATGTAATAAAGGAGCCGCTCCACCCATACACACAAGCTTTAATAGAGGCGTTGCCCGACCCAGACCCCACGAATAGGTTTAAGATTAGGAAGGTTCCGCCCGGCGAGCCGCCTAGCCTCATCAACCCCCCCAGCGGCTGCCGCTTCCACCCAAGATGCCCCCTTGCAATTAAGGGGAAGTGCGACAGGGAGGAGCCTAGGCTCGTTGAGAAGAAGCCAGGCCACTTAGTCTCCTGTTGGTTGTATTAG
- a CDS encoding MBL fold metallo-hydrolase — translation MKMRFLGGAGEVGRLAVLIKAASNGILLDYGVSFDANDRPVFPLHVRPKDLTATFLSHAHLDHSGGLPSLYVSTKTPLYSTPLTMELSDLMYADAIKLSGYYLPYTLDEVRETMSSAIPLTYGEPVEIGRDAVVTAYNAGHIPGSAMAVIEVEGRVVVFTGDFNTVDTNMLRGADVYNLPRRPDVVIMEATYASTNHPPREKLEEEFTRSVKEVLEGGGSVLIPSFALGRAQEILLTLVKHGVDSYPIYVDGLARQINQIVGRYPHLLRDPGLYKKALEISIEVPNTYVRKGAMEEPSVIITPAGMLKGGAALFYFKKLAQNRKNGIFLPSFQAPNTPGFQILSKGYAVVDSSTVKVEARLEWFDFSAHAGRREIEAFIKRFAPDTKIILVHTDPSTSAPLVSKLAEEGFDNIYLPTAPGEEISL, via the coding sequence ATGAAGATGCGGTTTCTTGGCGGGGCTGGTGAGGTTGGGAGACTCGCCGTGTTGATCAAAGCGGCGTCTAATGGTATTTTGTTAGACTACGGCGTTTCTTTTGACGCAAATGATAGACCCGTCTTCCCCCTCCACGTCCGTCCCAAAGATCTCACGGCAACTTTCCTAAGCCACGCCCATCTTGACCACAGCGGGGGGCTCCCATCTCTTTATGTGTCTACCAAAACCCCACTGTACTCCACTCCACTCACGATGGAGCTGAGCGATTTGATGTACGCCGATGCCATAAAGCTGTCAGGCTACTACCTCCCATATACCCTGGATGAGGTTAGGGAGACCATGTCAAGCGCCATACCCCTCACCTATGGAGAGCCGGTGGAAATAGGACGAGACGCAGTTGTAACTGCTTACAACGCTGGACACATCCCGGGTAGCGCCATGGCTGTAATCGAGGTGGAGGGGAGGGTTGTGGTGTTTACTGGAGATTTTAACACAGTGGATACGAATATGCTCAGGGGCGCAGATGTTTACAACTTGCCCCGGCGCCCCGACGTTGTTATTATGGAGGCCACGTACGCGTCGACGAATCACCCGCCGCGGGAAAAGTTAGAGGAAGAGTTTACACGTTCTGTTAAGGAGGTGTTGGAGGGCGGCGGGTCTGTGTTAATACCCTCCTTCGCCCTCGGTAGGGCGCAGGAGATTTTGCTTACCCTTGTTAAACACGGTGTAGACAGCTATCCAATTTACGTAGATGGGTTGGCTAGGCAAATTAACCAGATTGTAGGTAGGTATCCGCACCTACTACGAGATCCGGGGCTTTACAAAAAAGCTCTTGAGATCTCTATCGAAGTGCCTAACACATACGTGAGAAAGGGAGCCATGGAGGAGCCCTCCGTAATAATTACTCCAGCTGGTATGTTGAAGGGGGGCGCCGCGCTTTTCTATTTTAAGAAACTCGCCCAGAATAGGAAAAACGGGATATTTCTCCCATCTTTCCAGGCGCCCAACACGCCGGGCTTCCAGATACTGAGCAAGGGCTACGCGGTTGTCGACAGCAGTACTGTAAAAGTAGAGGCGAGGCTTGAGTGGTTTGACTTCAGCGCACACGCCGGCAGGAGGGAGATCGAGGCTTTTATAAAGCGGTTTGCACCTGACACAAAAATCATACTAGTGCACACTGACCCGTCAACATCAGCTCCGCTGGTAAGTAAACTAGCAGAAGAAGGCTTCGACAACATATACCTGCCCACGGCCCCAGGCGAAGAAATCTCTCTGTAG
- a CDS encoding 30S ribosomal protein S4e: MVHLRKSLAPYWWPIPRKAGGVWAIRPSPGPHSLAYSLPLAMVIRDVLKYAKTMREARYIISRGYVKVDGVVRRDYKFPVGLMDVVEIVPTGEVYRVVPDSEKYYNLLPIPSEESSMKLLRVEGKTAVKGGKLQLHFHDGRNLITTPELGRQIKTFDSVLYDLQNKSIKMHIPLKLGVNVLVIHGSNVGFAGVLHEIVWTLKRRQSVVAIKRGDEVRRTILGYVMAVGAESPVVKISP, from the coding sequence ATGGTACATCTAAGAAAGTCGCTGGCTCCGTACTGGTGGCCTATACCGAGAAAAGCCGGCGGCGTGTGGGCTATAAGGCCGTCGCCGGGGCCCCACAGCCTAGCCTATTCACTGCCCCTGGCGATGGTTATTAGAGACGTGTTGAAATATGCCAAGACTATGCGCGAGGCGAGGTATATAATATCTCGGGGCTATGTAAAAGTTGACGGGGTGGTGAGGAGAGACTACAAATTCCCGGTGGGCCTCATGGACGTAGTGGAGATCGTGCCGACAGGCGAGGTGTACAGAGTGGTGCCAGATTCAGAGAAATACTACAACCTCCTCCCCATTCCCTCTGAAGAGTCCTCGATGAAATTGTTGAGAGTAGAGGGCAAAACAGCCGTAAAAGGCGGCAAGCTACAGCTACATTTCCACGACGGGAGAAACCTCATCACTACTCCGGAGCTGGGGAGACAGATAAAGACCTTTGACTCTGTGCTGTACGATTTACAGAACAAAAGTATAAAGATGCATATACCGCTGAAACTCGGCGTTAATGTGCTTGTAATCCACGGCAGCAACGTAGGCTTCGCCGGCGTACTACATGAAATCGTCTGGACACTAAAACGGAGGCAGTCGGTAGTTGCCATAAAGAGAGGCGACGAGGTTAGGAGGACAATTCTCGGATACGTAATGGCGGTAGGTGCGGAGTCGCCGGTAGTGAAAATATCTCCCTAG
- the ilvB gene encoding biosynthetic-type acetolactate synthase large subunit, protein MNVGGIGAYNGDSKRVVDKLVETFKLYKIRHVLGIPGGSIMALYDALYGQEIEYVLFRHEQGAMHAAEGYARVSGRPTVVAVTSGPGATNVVTGLTDAYMDSVPLVAIAGQVPTGIFGRDGFQETDILGVVTPITKFVYQVKKPSEATPAFKTAYEISIMGRPGPTLIDLPRDIQLAGATDNEERIVVNREKFLPPPLDEAKIRLAAKYLMEARRPVILVGGGLLWSGATAEVLELSKMLNAPIVSTLPGKAAVPHDYPLYMGPAGMHGRAEADAALANADVILAVGTRFSDRTWGRFKELNESVKNGRVRLIHIDIDKSEIGKNVKPTVGIVGDAKEALRKLIDIIHVESISNTKYISWLLNIRKMYEDAMSRIAESTKTFHPWKVLKVLRNAAPRNTVTVTGVGSHQMWAEIAWDVYEPGTFITSAGLGTMGFGIPAALGAKLADPARPVLCIDGDGSFQMTMNNLALVRDYNLPIVVTIFDNRALQLVKQWQIYLYQRRIIATEFSHRPDFLKIAEAYEIDGVKPESYAELERLVGRALRNNEPLIVDLTIDSESDIVLPWVKPGDWLTSAILPEGMNVKLEYEED, encoded by the coding sequence ATCAATGTCGGGGGTATCGGGGCTTACAATGGGGATTCGAAACGTGTTGTAGATAAACTCGTCGAGACGTTCAAGCTATATAAAATCAGACACGTGTTAGGGATACCAGGAGGTTCTATTATGGCGCTCTACGATGCGTTGTACGGACAAGAAATAGAGTATGTACTTTTCCGCCATGAACAAGGTGCTATGCATGCCGCAGAGGGTTACGCCAGGGTTTCGGGAAGGCCGACGGTTGTCGCCGTGACAAGCGGACCTGGGGCCACCAACGTAGTAACTGGATTAACCGACGCCTATATGGATTCAGTGCCTCTAGTTGCCATAGCAGGCCAAGTCCCCACTGGCATCTTTGGGCGGGACGGGTTCCAAGAAACCGATATATTGGGTGTGGTGACGCCTATAACTAAATTTGTATACCAGGTCAAAAAGCCGTCTGAGGCGACTCCGGCTTTCAAAACTGCATATGAAATTTCCATAATGGGGAGGCCCGGCCCCACTCTTATCGACTTACCGAGAGACATCCAGCTGGCAGGCGCCACGGATAACGAGGAGAGGATAGTTGTGAATAGGGAGAAGTTCCTGCCGCCCCCGCTAGACGAGGCTAAGATAAGGCTTGCTGCTAAGTACCTAATGGAGGCTAGAAGACCTGTGATTTTAGTAGGAGGCGGCCTCTTGTGGTCTGGGGCAACCGCCGAGGTCCTGGAGCTGTCCAAGATGCTGAACGCGCCTATCGTGTCTACTCTGCCGGGCAAGGCCGCGGTTCCCCACGACTATCCCCTATATATGGGCCCCGCCGGGATGCACGGCCGGGCCGAGGCAGATGCGGCCTTGGCAAATGCAGATGTTATACTAGCCGTGGGGACGAGGTTTAGCGACAGGACGTGGGGGAGGTTTAAAGAGCTGAATGAGTCCGTCAAGAACGGGAGGGTGAGGCTTATCCATATAGATATCGACAAGAGCGAAATTGGGAAAAATGTCAAGCCGACCGTGGGCATAGTGGGTGACGCAAAGGAGGCTCTTCGAAAGCTTATAGATATCATACACGTCGAATCGATAAGCAATACTAAATATATCTCATGGTTATTGAATATACGTAAGATGTATGAAGATGCTATGTCTAGAATTGCTGAATCTACCAAGACATTCCACCCGTGGAAAGTCCTCAAGGTGCTACGAAACGCGGCTCCTAGGAACACGGTGACGGTTACTGGCGTTGGCTCGCACCAGATGTGGGCTGAAATAGCTTGGGACGTCTACGAGCCCGGGACGTTCATAACGTCGGCGGGTCTCGGAACCATGGGCTTTGGAATCCCCGCTGCTCTCGGAGCCAAGCTGGCCGACCCCGCCAGGCCTGTACTGTGTATAGACGGCGACGGCTCCTTCCAGATGACTATGAACAACCTAGCCCTCGTACGGGACTACAACCTGCCCATAGTGGTCACTATATTTGACAATAGAGCCCTCCAGCTGGTCAAACAGTGGCAGATCTATCTCTACCAGCGGAGGATTATAGCCACGGAGTTTAGCCATAGGCCTGACTTCTTGAAGATAGCCGAGGCATACGAAATCGACGGCGTTAAGCCCGAAAGCTACGCAGAATTGGAGCGGCTGGTGGGCAGGGCGTTGCGAAACAACGAGCCGCTGATAGTAGACCTCACTATCGACAGCGAGAGCGACATCGTCCTGCCCTGGGTGAAGCCAGGCGACTGGCTCACCTCGGCTATACTTCCAGAAGGCATGAACGTGAAGTTAGAGTATGAAGAGGATTAA
- the rplX gene encoding 50S ribosomal protein L24 — protein sequence MPFTTSAQPRKQRLSLYEAPPHLRRKLFNAKLSPELAKKLGVKRLPVRRGDTVLILRGDFKGVRGKVVRVDTKKIRIYVEGATRTNSKGQTVYYPIHPSKVMIVEVDTSDKARQKIIERRKK from the coding sequence ATGCCATTCACCACATCTGCGCAGCCTAGAAAACAACGGCTTAGTCTATACGAGGCTCCGCCCCACCTGCGGCGTAAGTTATTCAACGCAAAGTTGTCGCCCGAGCTGGCTAAGAAGCTAGGTGTAAAGAGACTGCCGGTGAGGCGCGGGGACACTGTGTTGATTTTAAGAGGCGACTTCAAAGGCGTGAGAGGTAAAGTTGTCAGAGTCGACACCAAGAAGATCCGTATATATGTAGAGGGCGCCACTAGAACCAACAGCAAGGGGCAGACTGTGTACTACCCCATACACCCAAGCAAGGTGATGATAGTGGAGGTCGACACATCCGACAAGGCTAGGCAAAAAATAATAGAGAGGAGAAAAAAGTAG